A window of Lagopus muta isolate bLagMut1 chromosome 14, bLagMut1 primary, whole genome shotgun sequence contains these coding sequences:
- the SNCB gene encoding beta-synuclein: MEVFMKGLSKAKEGVVAAAEKTKQGVAEAAEKTKEGVLYVGSKTQGVVQGVTSVAEKAKEQASQLGEAAFSGAGNIAAATGLVKKEEFPADLKAEEVAQEAVEEPLVEPLLEPEGESYEESPQEEYQEYEPEA; the protein is encoded by the exons atggaggtgttcatgaAGGGCTTGTCCAAGGCCAAGGAGGGGGTGGTCGCCGCCGCCGAGAAGACCAAGCAGGGGGTGGCTGAGGCCGCCGAGAAGACCAAGGAAGGGGTCCTCTATGTCG GGAGCAAAACCCAAGGCGTGGTGCAAGGCGTCACCTCAG TGGCCGAGAAGGCGAAGGAACAGGCGTCCCAGCTGGGCGAAGCGGCGTTCTCGGGCGCCGGCAACATCGCGGCGGCCACGGGGCTGGTGAAGAAGGAGGAATTCCCCGCGGACCTGAAG GCCGAGGAGGTGGCCCAGGAGGCTGTGGAAGAGCCGCTGGTTGAGCCGCTGCTGGAGCCGGAGGGGGAGAGCTACGAGGAGTCCCCACAG GAGGAATACCAGGAATACGAGCCAGAGGCATAA